The proteins below come from a single Streptomyces spongiicola genomic window:
- a CDS encoding LCP family protein, with protein sequence MGRSSVQGEDTRERVGHAGEHGRAGGTGVRERDGSAGPDDDGEGSPPAAPTAGSGGRPRPLGGTDSPGRPGGPGGPGGRPDSPGRPGNQGRPGRRRTLRWVACVLSLLILGTAGAGYLYYEHLNGNIRTDDLNLGKNGMADHRVNAAGQTPLNILLIGSDARDSAENKALGGARDTFDGPPLADVQMLVHVSADRSNMSVVSMPRDTVLKIPECTDRDGKVYEETGWTLTNESLSRGGPGCTVATWYKLTGITIDHFMQVDFAGVVSMADAIGGVPVCVKDNVYSRNSRGQGSGLRLEAGTTSVKGEQALQWLRTRYGFRDGTDLARTEAQHMYMNSMVRELRKSTKLTDPAKLRSLAEAATSALTVDGGLDTVAKLYALAEEFKQVPTERITMTTMPNFYSRRPGFAGKVEPLQPDAEQVFRMVREDIPLDGKASRRTTPAAPAAPAVPSAPAVPSAPAVPSTPEDPAVVAGEIGVRVQNGTYTDELGAARGRAAEIARVLTGKGFTRATADSRTDPQDRTVVFYPSAELAGGARAVAKAVGLPVSSVTQSSDVSGVTLVVGADWREGATYPEDAAGDDTKAPSSAKPLNAGDTGACMDVQPGFTW encoded by the coding sequence GTGGGAAGGAGCAGCGTGCAAGGGGAGGACACGCGGGAGCGTGTCGGGCACGCCGGGGAGCACGGCCGGGCGGGCGGCACCGGTGTGCGGGAGCGGGACGGTTCCGCCGGCCCGGACGACGACGGGGAGGGATCCCCACCGGCGGCACCGACAGCCGGGAGCGGCGGGCGGCCGCGTCCGCTCGGCGGCACCGACAGCCCGGGAAGGCCCGGCGGCCCGGGCGGCCCGGGCGGTCGACCCGACAGCCCGGGAAGACCCGGCAACCAGGGGAGACCCGGCAGACGCCGCACGCTGCGGTGGGTCGCCTGCGTGCTCTCCCTGCTGATACTCGGTACCGCGGGTGCCGGATACCTCTACTACGAGCATCTGAACGGCAACATCCGGACGGACGACCTCAACCTCGGCAAGAACGGGATGGCCGACCACAGGGTGAACGCCGCCGGCCAGACACCGCTGAACATCCTGCTGATCGGCTCGGACGCACGGGACTCGGCCGAGAACAAGGCGCTCGGCGGCGCCCGGGACACCTTCGACGGCCCGCCGCTGGCGGATGTGCAGATGCTGGTCCACGTCTCCGCGGACCGCAGCAACATGTCGGTGGTCAGCATGCCCCGCGACACCGTGCTGAAGATCCCGGAGTGCACGGACCGCGACGGCAAGGTGTACGAGGAGACCGGCTGGACGCTCACCAACGAGTCCCTCAGCCGCGGCGGCCCCGGCTGCACGGTGGCCACCTGGTACAAGCTCACCGGAATCACCATCGACCACTTCATGCAGGTCGACTTCGCCGGCGTGGTGTCGATGGCGGACGCGATCGGCGGCGTGCCCGTCTGCGTCAAGGACAACGTCTACTCGCGCAACAGCCGGGGGCAGGGCTCCGGCCTCAGGCTGGAGGCGGGCACGACCTCCGTCAAGGGCGAACAGGCGCTGCAGTGGCTGCGCACCCGCTACGGCTTCAGGGACGGCACCGACCTGGCCCGCACCGAGGCCCAGCACATGTACATGAACTCGATGGTGCGTGAACTGCGCAAGAGCACCAAGCTGACCGACCCCGCCAAGCTGCGGAGCCTGGCCGAGGCCGCCACCTCCGCGCTCACGGTCGACGGGGGCCTGGACACGGTGGCCAAGCTGTACGCCCTGGCCGAGGAGTTCAAGCAGGTGCCGACCGAGCGCATCACCATGACGACGATGCCCAACTTCTACAGTCGGCGCCCAGGTTTCGCCGGCAAGGTCGAACCCCTCCAACCGGACGCCGAGCAGGTGTTCCGCATGGTGCGTGAGGACATCCCGCTCGACGGGAAGGCGTCCAGGCGCACAACGCCCGCCGCGCCCGCCGCGCCTGCCGTGCCCTCGGCGCCTGCCGTGCCCTCGGCGCCTGCTGTGCCCTCGACGCCCGAGGACCCGGCCGTCGTGGCGGGCGAGATCGGTGTGCGGGTGCAGAACGGCACGTACACCGATGAGCTGGGGGCCGCTCGGGGACGGGCCGCGGAGATCGCGAGAGTCCTCACCGGCAAGGGCTTCACCCGGGCGACGGCCGACAGCCGGACCGATCCGCAGGACCGGACGGTGGTGTTCTACCCGAGCGCGGAGCTGGCGGGAGGTGCGCGGGCGGTGGCCAAGGCCGTCGGCCTGCCGGTCTCGTCGGTGACGCAGTCCAGCGATGTCTCGGGCGTGACGCTGGTGGTGGGCGCGGACTGGCGGGAGGGCGCCACGTACCCGGAGGACGCGGCCGGGGACGACACCAAGGCGCCGTCGTCGGCGAAGCCGCTCAACGCGGGTGACACCGGGGCCTGTATGGACGTGCAGCCGGGCTTCACCTGGTAG
- a CDS encoding glycosyltransferase family 2 protein, whose protein sequence is MPAAPPAVSVIMPVLNEERHLRDAVRHILQQEYAGEMEVVIALGPSTDRTDEIAAELVRETAASPWGRVHTVPNPTGRTPAALNAAIKASRHPVVVRVDGHGMLSPDYIATAVRLLEETGAQNVGGIMHAEGENDWEHAVAAAMTSKIGVGNAAFHTGGEAGPAETVYLGVFRREALERQGGYNEEFIRAQDWELNFRIREAGGLIWFSPELRVRYRPRPSVRALAKQYKDYGRWRHVVARYHSGSINLRYLAPPAAVCAIAAGLVVGAVLTPLGFVIPAGYLAAITAGSVPAGKGLPWKARVRIPVALATMHMSWGFGFLTSPRSLAKKVVGSRRPAVTAPREG, encoded by the coding sequence ATGCCAGCCGCCCCGCCCGCCGTCTCCGTGATCATGCCGGTCCTCAACGAGGAGCGTCATCTGCGCGACGCCGTCCGCCACATCCTGCAACAGGAGTACGCGGGCGAGATGGAGGTGGTGATCGCGCTGGGCCCGTCGACCGACCGCACCGACGAGATCGCCGCGGAACTGGTGCGCGAGACGGCAGCGAGCCCGTGGGGCCGGGTGCACACCGTCCCCAACCCCACCGGCCGTACGCCCGCCGCGCTCAACGCCGCGATCAAGGCGTCCCGCCACCCGGTCGTCGTCCGCGTCGACGGGCACGGGATGCTGTCGCCGGACTACATCGCGACGGCGGTCCGGCTCCTCGAGGAGACCGGCGCGCAGAACGTGGGCGGCATCATGCACGCCGAGGGCGAGAACGACTGGGAGCACGCCGTCGCCGCCGCGATGACCTCGAAGATCGGCGTCGGCAACGCGGCCTTCCACACCGGTGGTGAGGCGGGCCCCGCGGAGACCGTGTATCTGGGCGTCTTCCGCCGGGAGGCGCTGGAGCGGCAGGGCGGCTACAACGAGGAGTTCATCCGCGCGCAGGACTGGGAGCTGAACTTCCGCATCCGCGAGGCCGGCGGCCTGATCTGGTTCTCCCCCGAGCTGAGGGTCCGGTACCGGCCGCGCCCCTCAGTGAGGGCACTCGCCAAGCAGTACAAGGACTACGGCCGCTGGCGCCATGTCGTCGCCCGATACCACTCCGGCTCGATCAACCTCCGCTATCTCGCGCCGCCGGCCGCCGTCTGCGCGATCGCCGCGGGCCTGGTGGTGGGTGCGGTTCTGACCCCGCTCGGTTTCGTGATCCCGGCCGGCTACCTCGCGGCGATCACCGCGGGTTCGGTCCCGGCCGGGAAGGGACTTCCCTGGAAGGCGCGCGTCCGGATCCCGGTGGCGCTGGCGACGATGCACATGTCGTGGGGTTTCGGCTTCCTGACGAGTCCGCGGTCGCTGGCGAAGAAGGTCGTCGGGAGCCGCCGTCCGGCGGTGACCGCGCCGAGGGAGGGCTGA
- a CDS encoding LCP family glycopolymer transferase has product MPTPPRSPRPRPAAGRPGPVPRPAAGRPGPEARRRGGTAQRRGTAGSGRRGPAPRTRGRGQAERPRWGMRMVTTLSVLVLGVGGIGHALVTGLDSGIGRVDPFRDMKNRPAHGNGMNILLVGTDGRDTITEEERHRYRLGGAPCRCTDTIMLVHVSEDRERASIVSLPRDSYAELPAHTDMTTGEKHGLHAVKLNAAYAEGGPALTVRAVEDLTGVRVDHYLEVDFRSFMRTVDAIGGVEVCTARPLKDSHSGLDLKAGTHRLDGAQALQYVRARHVDGAADLGRMQRQQRFVAALVQQAASSGVLLNPVKFRQVSTAALNSVRADRGFGTDQLLTLGKAMRGFAPASTEFVSVPVKDPSFPVKGVGSTVKWDPVKAERLFRALREDRPLAPERPRAAASAPPAEVVDVPPRQIRVQVYNGTQLDGLGSRVDSALRATGFDTTRTPLNGGKRDVKRTFVTYDPRWDRSARSLAVALPDAELRPVQGHGPTLHVTAGSGFTSVTPVRGETPRPRGAFGAVTGDEVLCR; this is encoded by the coding sequence GTGCCCACACCGCCCCGCTCGCCCCGTCCGCGACCGGCGGCGGGCCGCCCCGGACCGGTTCCCAGACCGGCGGCGGGCCGCCCCGGACCGGAGGCACGGCGCCGGGGCGGGACGGCGCAGCGCCGGGGGACGGCGGGGAGCGGCCGCCGGGGGCCGGCCCCGCGAACACGCGGGCGGGGGCAGGCGGAACGGCCCCGCTGGGGGATGCGGATGGTGACGACCCTCTCGGTGCTGGTGCTCGGCGTGGGTGGCATCGGTCACGCCCTGGTGACAGGGCTGGACAGCGGCATCGGCCGGGTCGATCCGTTCAGGGACATGAAGAACCGCCCGGCACACGGCAACGGGATGAACATCCTGCTCGTCGGTACCGACGGCCGGGACACGATCACCGAGGAGGAACGCCACAGGTACCGGCTGGGCGGAGCCCCCTGCCGCTGCACCGACACGATCATGCTGGTGCACGTCTCCGAGGACCGGGAGCGGGCGAGCATCGTGAGCCTGCCCCGCGACTCGTACGCGGAGCTCCCCGCCCACACGGACATGACCACGGGCGAGAAGCACGGCCTGCACGCGGTGAAACTGAACGCGGCGTACGCGGAGGGCGGGCCGGCGCTGACCGTTCGGGCCGTGGAGGACCTGACCGGAGTGAGGGTCGACCACTACCTCGAGGTCGACTTCCGCAGCTTCATGAGGACCGTCGACGCGATCGGGGGGGTGGAGGTCTGCACCGCACGGCCGCTGAAGGACAGCCACTCCGGCCTCGACCTCAAGGCGGGCACACACCGGCTCGACGGCGCGCAGGCACTGCAGTACGTGCGGGCCCGGCATGTCGACGGGGCGGCCGACCTGGGGCGGATGCAGCGCCAGCAGCGGTTCGTGGCGGCGCTGGTGCAGCAGGCCGCCAGCAGCGGGGTGCTGCTGAACCCGGTGAAGTTCCGCCAGGTCAGTACCGCGGCGCTGAACTCCGTACGGGCCGACCGGGGCTTCGGCACCGACCAGCTCCTCACCCTGGGGAAGGCGATGAGGGGCTTCGCCCCGGCGTCGACGGAGTTCGTCTCCGTCCCCGTCAAGGACCCGAGTTTCCCGGTGAAGGGTGTCGGCTCGACGGTGAAGTGGGACCCGGTGAAGGCGGAGCGGCTCTTCCGGGCCCTACGGGAGGACAGGCCGCTCGCCCCGGAACGTCCGCGGGCGGCCGCGTCCGCGCCCCCCGCCGAGGTCGTCGACGTCCCACCGCGGCAGATCCGGGTACAGGTCTACAACGGGACGCAGTTGGACGGACTCGGCTCCCGGGTGGACTCAGCCCTGCGGGCGACCGGCTTCGACACGACGCGCACCCCGCTGAACGGCGGCAAGCGCGATGTGAAGCGCACCTTCGTCACCTACGACCCGCGCTGGGACCGCTCGGCGAGGTCCCTGGCGGTGGCGCTGCCGGACGCCGAGCTGCGCCCCGTGCAGGGCCATGGCCCGACGCTCCATGTGACGGCGGGCTCCGGCTTCACCTCGGTGACCCCCGTCCGGGGGGAAACCCCCCGGCCCAGGGGCGCCTTCGGCGCCGTCACCGGCGACGAGGTCCTCTGCCGCTGA
- a CDS encoding acyl-CoA thioesterase — MTDQAQRSESDIPGKPTSASRTTLSHIMTHSDTNLLGTVHGGVIMKLVDDAAGAVAGRHSGGPAVTASMDEMVFLEPVRVGDLVHVKAQVNWTGRSSMEVGVRVLAERWNESAPATQVGSAYLVFAAVDADGKPRPVPPVVPETERDRRRYQEAQIRRTHRLARRRAIKDLRERRAAEGYED; from the coding sequence ATGACAGACCAGGCCCAGCGCTCGGAGAGCGACATTCCGGGTAAGCCGACATCGGCTTCGCGTACGACCCTCAGCCACATCATGACGCACAGTGACACCAACCTCCTCGGGACGGTGCACGGCGGTGTGATCATGAAATTGGTGGACGACGCGGCGGGCGCCGTCGCCGGCCGGCACTCCGGCGGACCGGCGGTCACGGCCTCCATGGACGAGATGGTCTTCCTGGAGCCGGTCAGGGTGGGCGACCTCGTGCATGTGAAGGCCCAGGTCAACTGGACCGGCCGATCCTCGATGGAGGTCGGCGTCCGGGTACTCGCCGAGCGTTGGAACGAGTCGGCCCCCGCGACCCAGGTCGGCTCCGCGTATCTGGTGTTCGCCGCCGTCGACGCGGACGGCAAGCCCCGTCCCGTCCCTCCGGTGGTCCCCGAGACGGAGCGCGACAGGCGGCGCTACCAGGAGGCGCAGATCCGCCGCACCCACCGGCTGGCCCGCCGCCGCGCCATCAAGGACCTGCGCGAGCGCCGCGCGGCCGAGGGGTACGAGGACTGA